The DNA window GTACTGACGAGCATAGTTTAGACATGTTTAAGCATGAaagtatattataatataaaataatatatagtttgaatatattatatgaataaataaatagtgTGTGAATTTATGCATTTACACTGACGCTAGTGGCTTAAACAAATATTAAGTATCCCCAAGTCCAAATTACCGCGTTTTAACTTTTCAACCGAAgaggaatacttttgaataatgATCATTTATATTAGTATCGTAACTCTCATATGATGCTAGTTTAGAGTTCGAGTTCGATATTCGATTTATTTGCATTGCTAATTATGTTATTCGAACTCGCATATACGTCGTAGATACAATATCATCATATAACTATTCTTAACTAGagttatattgattatgtaaaGTTAAAGGATAATATAACGGATTCACTAACCAAAAGATTAAAAGAGAGTTAGTTTCGAAATCGTCAAGAGAATGATGCTTAAGCCTATAGAATAAATTAATGCGAAGAAAACTCAACCTACGCTGATTAGAGAACCCAAGAACTAGGTTCAATTGAACAACCTAATCACACTGATTTGGTGGATCACTGTAGGGATTATCCATAACCCATTTCTATTATAGAACAGTGAGTGTTGAGGATAAACATACGACTattaatgattttttatatGAAATATAAAATCACCTATGCGAAAGAGAAGTAGGACGGCTTCAAATGAATTGTTAGGCTCAATTCTAGACTCTCTCGCAGTACCAgacttgtagtgacccgttccagaatcacctactaatcaaaaactaagcatgcaattaacctaattaacaataatcagagataacagcggaaatatggccaacaacaatagttatacaacccaatcgaaatcgaagtctagactaactcaaaatgaaatatccagtacaaccatatcgaatcaaatggaaaacactgaaaactaaaccaaccagctactcaacgtcctcctcctgctcctcctgagccatccaacctgaggcctgccccgtgggaatggggtgtccaagaataaacaaaaccgaggacgtgagcgataagaacgcccagtacaaaagtatgagtatacaaacctatatgaaatgcacatgctatgatatgataccagggtagtcaagaaacaggaatcacaaaggatctcaaaatgctcagtctagaggcgccaagtggatagtgccgcgcggtccaacctctgggtcactgcatccactacaagacagacgtggacctaaaatgtcccggaacaccgaagccctcccgacccgtcggccactgtgtactctcggtgtccatgcgtccacaagacagggctgagcggccccaagatatagcttatctcgaaagagatacagctcaacagtaaaggctatctcgaaggagatacggctcaacatgatatgcaatatgcatcataactcgtgacataatagcatgcatcatatgacatataacaatgcagcaaatactcatgcaacacatatatgaatgtatactcaaccaggatatctcggatagtactttcgtacctctatcacagcaagcctagccttacgcaacaccgctaatcaggtctagcacaagcctacgcatcaaaagcatactcaatcaatactaccatgctcgactagcaaaaccagtactccctagtactaccaaaggtttagggtttaccttcgtccgtcgacagccctttgatgtcgattgccttgaaactcaggcgccgctacgctactactcctggcagctcttagctatcgctcgaccaacaactaaccctagaaaccttccaaactctccaaaatgagagaaaactcaagaaattggcaagtcaaaatgaggaaatccgagcactatttataggccatgttcggatcctccgaacaacacttcggaacgtccgaacgctacgtgtccattggctcttgacagctcatgatcggatcctccgatcatacacttcggaccgtccgaacatgcatgaaaaatgacgtgtcgatcaacacttgacacctatgatcggattcaccgaactacacttcggatcgtccgaactcttcggtgcttccgaaccatcttcagaccttccgatcatgatcatagccaaaattacaccttaaaccttcttaatcaccattactccgttaattacccaatttggaattcgggctactacattctcccccccttaaaagatttcgtcctcgaaatcaggcttagagaatgaacaaaacgaaataacaacatcattaatacatctcaattgttgttgaatacaactgatactatgattacaactgaaaacacaaacttatacaaagcacaactcaaaagagctctggatgctccgaacgcatacgactctctaactcccaagtggcttcttcagtgcctcgacgctgccactgcactaagacaagaggaatgatcttattccgcaacaccttatctttgcgatctagaatctgaactggtcgctccacgtaagacaaatccgtatcaagttgaacttcagatggatgtaagatgtgcgactcatctgctacataacgtctcaacaaggatacgtggaacacatcatgaatacttgataggtacggcggcaacgcaagtctgtaagctaaatctcccacacattccagtatctcgaatggaccaataaatctcggagacagcttacccttgagaccaaatctcaaaatcctgcgaaaaggcgaaactcggagaaacaccttctcacctggctgaaaatgaagaggtcgacgctttgtgttcgcataactagcctgtcgatcctgagcagtcttaatccgcttcttgattactgtaaccttatctatagcctgctggactaactccggtccctctacctgtcgttccccgacttcatcccagaataatggagtacgacaacgtcgcccgtacaacgcctcaaatggtgccataccaatactacgatgatagctgttgttgtacgcgaactcaatcaaaggcaaatgatcctgccaagcgggtccgaaatccataacacaggctcgcaacatatcctcaagcgtacggatagtcctctctgattgaccgtcagtctccggatgataagcagtactcagactcagtgtagtacccaaagctgactggaaactaccccaaaaccgtgaggtaaaacgaggatctctgtcactaacaatactgacaggcactccatgcaaacgtacaatctcctgaatgtacaatcgagccatacgatcgaaagtgaaatcacgattatacggcagaaaatgagcagacttggtgagtcgatccaccactacccagatagcatcgctgttcctcgaagataatggcaagtgagtaatgaaatccatcgtaatatgctcccacttccattctggaataggtaagttcaacaataatcctcccggtcgacggtgctctgccttaacctgctggcaaactagacacttggagacaaactgatacacgctgcgcttcatccctttccaccaaaatcgagttctcaaatctttatacatcttgttgcttcctggatgaatactcagcttgcttcgatgagcatgagacaaaatctcgtccctcaaagtgtcatcctctggtactacaacccgattagataagcacagaagaccattggactgataatggaagccgctatctccacccgctaaccgagctaatctctgagtcttcagatcagacatctgagcatctcgaatccgagcgaacaaagctggctcagataaaatggtagcaacacgaatgctctccatacctttccgatgcttgaagttaaaccccaacgagcaactatcctggatggcactagtcatagcacaagtctgaagtgcagaggctctcaccttgcgactaagcgcatcagctgtgagattcgcagaacctggatggtacttgatctcgcaatcataatccttcagcaaatccatccaacgacgttgcctcatgttcaactcagcctgagtgaacagatatttcagactcttatgatcagtaaagatttcaaactgaacaccgtacaaataatgacgccagatcttcagcgcaaacacaatagctgccaactctaggtCATGAActggatacttctcctcgtgaggttttagctgtctagaagcataagctatcacatgaccattctgcgtcaacacacatcCTAAGCCTTGCgaggaggcatcggtgtaaacactgaaaccatcagatcctgacggtaacgccaaaacaggtgcggaagtcagaagtcgacgaagctctctgaaactatcttcgcactcggatgaccactcaaatggaacatccctccgagtaagttgcgtcaatggtctggctatctgagagaaattcacgatgaagcgacgataataccctgccagacctagaaaactacggatctcagccaccgtcgtcggacgtgaccaattcagcactgcttcaatcttgctgggatccacagaaactccttccttggaaatcacatgaccaaggaataccacacgatcaatccagaactcgcacttactcagcttagcatacaattgcttctcgcgaagaatctgtaacacaatcctcaagtgttgggcatgctcttccacactgtgggaatagatcaagatatcgtcaatgaaaaccaccacaaactgatccagaaaatctcggaagactcggttcatcagatccatgaacaccgctggcgcattcgtcaatccgaatggcataactagaaactcgtaatgcccataacgagtacgaaatgcagtcttggaaatatcatcatctctgactctcatctgatgataacccgatcgcaagtcgatcttggagtaaacagaagtaccctgataccataaatgtagtcaagaaacaggaatcacaaaggatctcaaaatgctcagtctagaggcgccaagtggatagtgccgcgcggtccaacctctgggtcactgcatccactacaagacagacgtggacctaaaatgtcccggaccaccgaagccctcccgacccgtcggccactgtgtactctcggtgtccatgcgtccacaagacagggctgagcggccccaagatatagcttatctcgaaagagatacagctcaacagtaaaggctatctcgaaggagatacggctcaacatgatatgcaatatgcatcataactcgtgacataatagcatgcatcatatgacatataacaatgcagcaaatactcatgcaacacatatatgaatgtatactcaaccaggatatctcggatagtactttcgtacctctatcacagcaagcctagccttacgcaacaccgctaatcaggtctagcacaagcctacgcatcaaaagcatactcaatcaatactaccatgctcgactagcaaaaccagtactccctagtactaccaaaggtttagggtttaccttcgtccgtcgacagccctttgatgtcgattgccttgaaactcaggcgccgctacgctactactcctggcagctcttagctatcgctcgaccaacaactaaccctagaaaccttccaaactctccaaaatgagagaaaactcaagaaattggcaagtcaaaatgaggaaatccgagcactatttataggccatgttcggatcctccgaacaacacttcggaacgtccgaacgctacgtgtccattggctcttgacagctcatgatcggatcctccgatcatacacttcggaccgtccgaacatgcatgaaaaatgacgtgtcgatcaacacttgacacctatgatcggattcaccgaactacacttcggatcgtccgaactcttcggtgcttccgaaccatctagctggttggtttagttttcagtgttttccatttgattcgatatggttgtactggatatttcattttgagttagtctagacttcgatttcgattgggttgtataactattgttgttggccatatttccgctgttatctctgattattgttaattaggttaattgcatgcttagtttttgattagtaggtgattctggaacgggtcactacaagacTTGTGTTCATGGCCAGAAACGAACAAAATCATGAGAACAAAGTTGTATCAGGGATATTTTTATGTAAAGTATATCTTAATTTACATAAACAAAATGACAATTCAAATACACCATATCTATCAGTCAGCTAGTAAAGCAGATATATTTCATAAGCGGATATTCAAAAGATAACACTTACCTATCATATGCAGGATTCAACTGTAGATATTTATCACCAAGATTTGTATCAATTTTCATCCATACAAGGAATTGTTGgaaatttaaatcaaatttagagTTTGAATGAAAGTAATGACTTATAAATGAGATAATGTTTTTTGGCTCTCTACATTCTTGAGTTAGTTGTGGATCATGATTGTAGAAATGACTTTTGAGtttccacattcttgagttaattgtaGACTTTTTTCTCTTCATATTATTGAGTTAATTATaagattaattgagttaattaataatttttgtttGTATTTTGGAGAttataaatattgtttttattttctcaatccaaacatataaaatatatttttcaaacgCACTAGTGCGTCCTTTTTTCTCAATCcaaacatataaaatatattttacaaaCACACTCAAGATCTAACTAAAACATTATCTTGTATTTCATATTGTTATCTTTTCATTTGGCATCCGTTAAGTTTTGCTGATAAAGTGAAGGCACGTTTTTAGTTCGTCGGTGTAGTTATTTCATGTTAAGTTGTTGCACGGTTTTTTCGTTGTATCATAGGAAACAGTTGTTCATTCTGATCCTCGAAGCACCTTCGGAGGAGACAAATTTGTTTTAAGAGAAATGTACTTCGTATAAACTCCAGCTTGCTTCACTGTTTTAGTTTTGACTAGTGTATTTTCTTATGATATTGTCCATTGATTTGTATTTGGATTTCTGTATCTTTTCCAAGTTTATTGTGTTTTATTTCTTTTTCAAGAACTGGAACATGTGTTttaacatattttttaaaataataagcgGGCTCCTTAATCCAGACTCGTTTATTATGTTACTTGCTTTTGTATTTTCTGAAATAAAGTCTCTACAACCCTGACTTCCTTAATTTTAGTCtttgttttaataatttttaaaataatgagtCGGGCTCCTTAACCACTATtcttttattataataattatttatatttttttataaaaagtaAGGAGCCGAGCGCCTGAACACTGGCTCTTTCATTATATTTCttgcttttaaattttttaaaataacgaGACATGCTTATTAACCCCAACttgtttttaatattatttgtttttatatatttttttaaaatattactgTTTTCATAAACTACCttgtatttttttcaattttaatattttttactgAAATATAGACAAGAAATAATTATATATCAGCAATATTTGATGAACATCAATAATCTTAtgaaaaaaaactaaataaaaaagATATAAATTAATGAACTGTGACACcataaaatgagaaaaatgtaaAAGCTATAGGTCCAAAGagacataataaaaaaaattgtttcggACATTATGGATTTATGGTCCTAAATAAATGAACATTTTCAAATTGAATAATAGTCTCgagaaaaagtaaaaataatttataacattttTTTACTCAATTGAGATTGCATGGAGTCCATGCACGAAGCCACGTGCACTACCCCATTCAGTCTCATCACCCCTACACCTATAGATCGCTGCTTCAAGAATGCTGGAAATCCTCTTGCCGAATCTAAGTTCCCGCACCATTTTAATCCCTTTTCACTTGTTCTCTGAGTGAAAATGGTGAAGCTTGCGTCGGCCCGGGAAATTCGAATGTACGGACCGAGACGGGCTCGTAACAGATCAGAATACATAAACGCAAGCCTGTACGTCTTCGCGACGATCGTGCTTGGGTGTGGATTCGCGAGCCAGTGGACAAGCGAGGCTAGGTCCGGCCTGGTTTTGGCGATGGTCGGTCTGGTGATAATTGTGTTGGTTAACGTGCATGATCTTGCCGCACATCTCGCCGGAATCGATTACAGATTGTCGTTGATGGAGTTCGATTTGCAGCTGGCGCTTGTGGAATTTGCCGGGCCGTTGATTTTTGCTGTCGGCACTCTTCTGTTTTCCTTGGCCACTTTTTTTCTCTTCATCCAAGTATGTGCTAGCTTATTAATTTAATCTCTATCAGTTAAATTTGGAATTAACTCCTCCAACTTGTAATTCATCGGATTCAAGTATTCTAGTTATCTGATTTCCTGGTTTTGGTTCACTCTTTCCATTTTTTGAATTTGTTAATTTTTAATGTCCAAGTACATAACCTACCTCGTGTCAATTAGATGATTTTTTTGGCAAAATTGATATTACCCCATGTGAGATTCAccgggttttttttttattataattaatgtaaaaaaaatattcaaaaataatttttttaaacaatttttttttacattaattACAAAATAGGATAAATTATATCGGTGTAGCATAGACTGATCGCAACTCTTCGGACAACGAACGCATTTTAAAGAACTCATTGCACAACATTCTGGCTATATTAGTGgtatagaaaatgattattttcaaaatatttttttatttcaacattaATATTtctatttgaaagaaaattaatttaatatttttttaaataaaaaaaataaagttattatttaattaaaatataaaataattaaattaaactaaattatttcagaaatttttttataaaaaaaaagtggCGCATGATGTGGAGCAAAACATGGAGGGAATATTTCATCCTGCCCTGCAGGCCGTGCCTGCAGGTGCAgatccaagggccagaatttttctggcccttatatatatatttttttaaaaattctccCCCATATGAAAGAATCTTGGTCGTTGATTGGGTGTGGGGCACTGCCCCCATACCCAGGATCGACCAAACCAACATGAAGTTAGTCCAATCCAGCGCTGAATTTGGTGCTGACATTCATGGTTATGCCATGATCGGAGATGGCCTTAGGCTCACACATTAATGTACATATATGATTGTGAATTAACATAGTTTACATGGATaaggaaaaataatatttcttattccactaatttttttctattttggGTTTTGGTTGCATtaattttgagttttttttttttttttttggcttttaGTACTATTCTGGAAAAGTCCTTATTTAGCGCAGTAAATGGTTGGCGTGGTTGGTATCTAATCAGCAATTGGATCAAAATAGTGCCAAATAAAATTTAACACAATAAAACCAATATTTGACTAGTTGAACAAAAGCCCAAAATTAGATAAATtagtaaacaaaaaaaaatttccagaTGAACACTgttgaatatttattttgtggttgttacCAATTTGTCAAGTACACTGAGGTAGTTTTATTAGATACTTAATGTGCCTCATCGCAACCTTAAGCTAGCTTTGTTAGATACTTGTGGAGTTTTTAATAATAGGCACAGTTTGGTGCGAAATATAAGACTGGATATCCCTTGTTTTATCTAGGTTTGGCTCGAGTTCTATAGTAGTTGAAGTTAAAAATATTAGTATTGTCAATCTCTTTCAATTTATCATCCTCATATTATAAATCCTTCCTTATTCCATCCCCGAGCCAAGTGGTTTATTAACGTGTGATTCTCATCTCAATAAAGTATGTGCCTCATCTATCATATTCAATGTTTTCTTTCAATGCAATTGTCTTTTTTTTGGTGCATTTTTGGACAGGCAGAAAAAGGATACGGCTTGGATAAATTAGAACAACATGCTTTAAACATGCTTATTGCTGGTCCAGTTCTATGGTTGCTTGgatcaatccaaaactcgtgtCAAATCTATGAGAGGGCGGATGGGACTGTTCAAATCTTGCAGGAAAGTGTTCATATTCCATTCATGATGGCAAGCTTGTTGTTCCTAGTAGGCGGTATTCTCAACAGCCGAGAGCAGATTGGATATGATCACCATGGCGTGGATCTTCTGGTAGTACTACATAGTTAAAGTTATTAGATATGCTTGTGATATTCTATTCATGTATGCCGAGCTCCTCTCTGATTCGCAAGTTCccctaaaaaaatatattttcatgtgTAATTTATCCGTAAGTTCAAGTTTCAGCCACGTCATCCTGCTCTCTGAGTTGATTGCAAGTTTAAATTGACAATAAAACCCTATATCAAGATCTTGAGGCCATGAAAAGGTCACCACAAAACAGTTGTGTTCTATCTAGGTATCAGTTATATTTGTGACTGCTGGAAAAATTGAGTGTTTTTCGTTGATATAGACGAGTTTCTTCATCAAAGGTTACATGTGATTGTGTGAATATGCGAACTCTTGATCCTACCAATGTATGAAACATATGATGCAATGTATAGTTCAGATCAGTCTATTAAATCAGAGACATGGGTGCAGGGTGAATCATGGATTTGGTTATGTATATCAGGAAGCATATTGCTTTTTCTCGGGGGTGTGGCAAACGTCTTAAAAGTTTTTGAGATGCTGCATGGTAGTGAACCAAGACTAGAGAAGTTGCGAGGTGGTGCACGAGAACGTTTGCTTCGTATAAGAGAGGGGCAAGTGCCACTGATTAGAGAAGAACAGCAGAGGCAACAGAGACCAATAGCTAGGGATGAGGGACAACCGAGAGAAAGGCAGGAGCCACAAGTTAGAGAAGAACGGCGGGGGCAGCAAAGACCGGCTGCCATGGAGGAGGGGCAATCCGCTGTCGCTCCAACACCTTACAAGGATGTTCTTGTTGGTTAGACATTAACATTTGCGTCCGTTGTTACATGTCTGAAAGCAACAAGAATGTTTATGGATCTTGAGTTCCACTTTGGAAAACCCTAGAGAAACTTGTGCTTTGATTTGGTTTTCATGAAAACTGGGGTTGAAATATACTGTTTCTTGTCTTGCATTAATGAGACCTTTAGACAATCTAATAATGATTAGATAAtgcaatttttttattcttcttAGATgccaaaagaatttaatatttttgaaatgccACTCTAGCTAGTTCAATATTTTCTAAAACTTTGTTCCGAAATTTGAGAGAtcgaaaataatattatgtacTATTAATAGATACCAAATCTTACAAAATATTCGCCACAGCTTTTGGTCCAAATGTCGATGCTTCTCTCAACGAGAGGACATGGATTTCTAAACCCAATCCGCCCACCCCggacttaaaaaaataaaactagcaaagtttggaaaattggcTCGTTAATGATATGCTACTCTTAGAAAATTGTCCTCAGGAATGCAATGGAATTTTCCCTTAAAACAGATCCAATACACGCAGCAGATATTGATACACTACTATATGGCAGCTTAAGTAAAAGATTCAAGCATTAGCATACTCTTATGTATCTTGTAGGACATTGTTGCCTAAGCTGGATCTGTTATTAAACTTGTCTGATTTGCAGGTGTTTCCTGAATT is part of the Primulina eburnea isolate SZY01 chromosome 1, ASM2296580v1, whole genome shotgun sequence genome and encodes:
- the LOC140811105 gene encoding uncharacterized protein, which codes for MVKLASAREIRMYGPRRARNRSEYINASLYVFATIVLGCGFASQWTSEARSGLVLAMVGLVIIVLVNVHDLAAHLAGIDYRLSLMEFDLQLALVEFAGPLIFAVGTLLFSLATFFLFIQAEKGYGLDKLEQHALNMLIAGPVLWLLGSIQNSCQIYERADGTVQILQESVHIPFMMASLLFLVGGILNSREQIGYDHHGVDLLGESWIWLCISGSILLFLGGVANVLKVFEMLHGSEPRLEKLRGGARERLLRIREGQVPLIREEQQRQQRPIARDEGQPRERQEPQVREERRGQQRPAAMEEGQSAVAPTPYKDVLVG